Proteins found in one Loxodonta africana isolate mLoxAfr1 chromosome 21, mLoxAfr1.hap2, whole genome shotgun sequence genomic segment:
- the TSHZ3 gene encoding teashirt homolog 3, with protein MPRRKQQAPRRAAAYVSDELKAAALADEDIDPEENAADGEPSAKYMCPEKELSKTCPSYQNSPAAEFSSHEMDSESHISETSDRMADFESGSIKNEEETKEVTVPLEDTTVSDSLEQMKAVYNNFLSNSYWSNLSLNLHQPSSEKNNGSSSSSSSSSSSCGSGSFDWHQSAMAKTLQQVSQSRMLPEPSLFSTVQLYRQSSKLYGSIFTGASKFRCKDCSAAYDTLVELTVHMNETGHYRDDNHETDNNNPKRWSKPRKRSLLEMEGKEDAQKVLKCMYCGHSFESLQDLSVHMIKTKHYQKVPLKEPVTPVAAKIIPATRKKASLELELPSSPDSTGGTPKAVLVDTNDALQKTSNPYITPNNRYGHQNGASYAWHFEARKSQILKCMECGSSHDTLQELTAHMMVTGHFIKVTNSAMKKGKPIMETPITPTITTLLDEKVQSVPLAATTFTSPSNTPSSVSPKLNVEVKKEVEKDKAVTDEKPKEKEKPGEEEEKYDISSKYHYLTENDLEESPKGGLDILKSLENTVTSAINKAQNGTPSWGGYPSIHAAYQLPNMMKLSLGSSGKSTPLKPMFGNSEIVSPTKSQTLVSPPSSQTSPMPKTNFHAMEELVKKVTEKVAKVEEKMKEPEGKLSPPKRATPSPCSSEVSEPIKMEAASDGGFKSQESSPSPQRDGCKEGSPPAEPVENGKELVKPMTSGLSSSTAIITDHPPEQPFVNPLSALQSVMNIHLGKAAKPSLPALDPMSMLFKMSNSLAEKAAVATPPPLQSKKVDHLDRYFYHVNNDQPIDLTKGKSDKSCSLGSVLLSPTSTSPATSSSTVTTAKTSAVVSFMSNSPLRENALSDISDMLKNLTESHTSKSSTPSSISEKSDIDGATLEEAEESTPAQKRKGRQSNWNPQHLLILQAQFAASLRQTSEGKYIMSDLSPQERMHISRFTGLSMTTISHWLANVKYQLRRTGGTKFLKNLDTGHPVFFCNDCASQIRTPSTYISHLESHLGFRLRDLSKLSTEQINNQIAQTKSPSEKLVTSSPEEDLGTSYQCKLCNRTFASKHAVKLHLSKTHGKSPEDHLLYVSELEKQ; from the coding sequence CCTACGTTTCCGATGAGCTCAAGGCTGCCGCCCTGGCAGACGAAGACATAGACCCAGAGGAGAACGCAGCAGATGGAGAGCCCTCGGCCAAATACATGTGCCCAGAGAAGGAGCTCAGTAAGACCTGCCCCAGTTACCAGAACTCCCCGGCTGCTGAGTTCTCCAGCCACGAAATGGACAGCGAGTCACACATCAGTGAGACCAGTGACCGAATGGCTGACTTTGAGAGTGGCTCCATCAAGAACGAAGAGGAGACGAAGGAGGTCACCGTCCCACTGGAAGACACGACCGTGTCAGATAGCTTGGAGCAGATGAAAGCCGTGTACAACAACTTCCTCTCCAACTCCTACTGGTCCAACCTCAGCCTCAACCTGCACCAGCCTTCCTCGGAGAAGAAcaacggcagcagcagcagcagcagcagcagcagcagcagctgtggCAGCGGCAGCTTCGACTGGCACCAGAGCGCCATGGCCAAGACTCTGCAGCAAGTGTCGCAGAGCCGCATGCTGCCCGAGCCCAGTCTGTTCAGCACCGTGCAGCTGTACCGGCAGAGCAGCAAGCTCTACGGCTCCATCTTCACGGGCGCCAGCAAGTTCCGCTGCAAGGACTGCAGCGCCGCCTACGACACGCTGGTGGAGCTGACAGTGCACATGAACGAGACAGGGCATTACCGCGACGACAACCACGAGACCGATAACAACAACCCCAAGCGGTGGTCCAAGCCCCGCAAACGCTCCTTGCTggagatggaagggaaggaagatgcCCAGAAGGTGTTAAAGTGCATGTACTGTGGCCACTCCTTTGAGTCCCTGCAGGACTTGAGTGTCCATAtgatcaaaacaaaacactaccaaaaaGTGCCTCTGAAAGAACCCGTCACCCCTGTCGCAGCCAAAATCATCCCTGCTACGCGGAAGAAAGCGTCGCTGGAGCTGGAGCTGCCCAGTTCCCCGGATTCCACAGGCGGAACCCCCAAAGCCGTGCTGGTGGACACGAACGATGCACTTCAGAAGACCTCCAACCCTTACATTACACCAAATAACCGGTATGGCCACCAGAACGGGGCCAGCTATGCGTGGCACTTTGAGGCCCGCAAGTCCCAGATCCTGAAGTGCATGGAGTGTGGCAGCTCCCATGACACACTGCAGGAGCTCACGGCCCACATGATGGTGACTGGCCACTTCATCAAGGTCACGAACTCAGCCATGAAGAAGGGGAAGCCCATCATGGAGACGCCCATCACGCCCACCATCACGACCCTGCTTGATGAGAAGGTGCAGTCTGTGCCCCTGGCAGCCACCACCTTCACGTCCCCCTCCAACACGCCTTCGAGTGTCTCACCAAAACTGAACGTGGAGGTCAAGAAGGAGGTGGAAAAGGACAAAGCAGTCACTGATGAAAAACCCAAGGAAAAGGAGAAGCCTGGTGAAGAAGAAGAGAAGTATGACATCTCTTCCAAATACCATTATCTGACTGAAAATGACTTAGAAGAGAGTCCCAAGGGGGGTCTGGATATCCTGAAGTCCCTAGAAAACACGGTGACATCTGCAATCAACAAGGCCCAGAATGGCACTCCCAGCTGGGGGGGCTACCCCAGCATCCATGCCGCCTACCAGCTCCCCAACATGATGAAGCTGTCTCTGGGCTCATCGGGGAAAAGCACACCCCTGAAACCCATGTTTGGCAACAGCGAGATTGTGTCTCCCACAAAAAGCCAGACACTGGTCTCTCCACCCAGCAGCCAGACCTCACCCATGCCCAAGACAAACTTCCATGCCATGGAGGAGCTGGTGAAAAAAGTCACAGAGAAAGTTGCCAAAGTTGAGGAGAAGATGAAGGAGCCAGAGGGCAAGCTTTCTCCACCTAAGCGGGCCACGCCCTCCCCGTGCAGTAGCGAAGTCAGTGAGCCCATCAAGATGGAGGCAGCCAGTGACGGGGGCTTCAAAAGCCAGGAgagcagccccagcccccagcgGGATGGGTGCAAGGAGGGGAGTCCGCCGGCAGAACCAGTGGAGAATGGCAAGGAGCTGGTGAAGCCCATGACCAGTGGCCTGAGCAGCAGCACGGCCATCATCACTGACCATCCGCCCGAACAGCCTTTTGTTAACCCTTTGAGTGCCCTCCAGTCAGTCATGAACATTCACCTGGGCAAGGCTGCCAAGCCCTCCCTGCCTGCCCTTGACCCCATGAGCATGCTTTTCAAGATGAGCAACAGCTTGGCAGAGAAGGCAGCAGTGGCCACCCCACCGCCCCTCCAATCCAAGAAGGTAGACCACCTCGACCGCTATTTCTACCACGTCAACAACGACCAGCCCATAGACTTGACAAAAGGGAAGAGTGACAAAAGCTGCTCTTTGGGTTCAGTGCTTTTGTCACCCACGTCCACATCCCCGGCAACCTCCTCATCCACGGTGACAACGGCAAAGACATCTGCCGTAGTATCATTCATGTCAAACTCGCCGCTACGCGAGAATGCCTTGTCAGATATATCTGATATGCTGAAGAACTTGACAGAGAGCCACACGTCAAAATCCTCCACTCCTTCCAGCATCTCCGAGAAGTCTGACATTGATGGGGCCACTTTAGAGGAGGCTGAGGAGTCGACGCCTGCGCAGAAGAGGAAGGGCCGCCAGTCAAACTGGAACCCCCAGCACCTCCTGATCCTGCAGGCCCAGTTTGCCGCCAGCCTGCGGCAGACCTCCGAGGGGAAGTACATCATGTCAGACCTGAGCCCCCAGGAGCGGATGCACATCTCCAGGTTCACCGGCCTTTCAATGACCACCATCAGCCACTGGCTGGCCAATGTGAAATACCAGCTTCGAAGGACAGGTGGAACAaagttcctcaaaaacttggacaCTGGCCACCCCGTGTTCTTTTGTAATGACTGCGCGTCACAAATTAGGACTCCTTCCACGTACATCAGTCATCTCGAGTCTCACCTGGGCTTCCGCCTACGGGACTTGTCCAAACTGTCCACCGAACAGATTAACAATCAAATAGCACAAACCAAGTCACCGTCAGAAAAACTGGTGACGTCCTCCCCTGAGGAGGACCTGGGGACCTCCTATCAGTGCAAACTTTGCAATCGGACCTTTGCGAGCAAGCATGCTGTCAAGCTTCACCTCAGCAAAACCCATGGGAAATCTCCGGAAGACCACCTTCTGTATGTGTCCGAGCTAGAGAAGCAGTAG